From the genome of Bubalus bubalis isolate 160015118507 breed Murrah chromosome 2, NDDB_SH_1, whole genome shotgun sequence, one region includes:
- the NIF3L1 gene encoding NIF3-like protein 1 isoform X1 has protein sequence MLSSRVRLVATTARLVHSLIYSSSRSFMDLKALLSSLNDFASLSFAESWDNVGLLVEPSPPHTVNTLFLTNDLTEEVMEEALQKKADLILSYHPPIFRPMKRITWKTWKERLVIRALENRVGIYSPHTAYDAAPQGVNNWLAKGLGVCTSRPIHPSKAPDYPTEGTHRVEFSVTHTQDPDKVISALKEIAGVSVTSFSARTDDEEQTRLSLNCTQQALMQVVAFLSQNRQFYQKTEILSLEKPLLRYTGMGRLCTLDESVSLETMIERIKSHLKLSHVRLALGIGKTLESPVKVVALCAGSGSSVLQGTDADLYLTGEMSHHDVLDAASQGISVILCEHSNTERGFLSDLRDMLDAHLENKINIIVSETDRDPLHVI, from the exons ATGTTGTCATCTCGTGTACGCCTGGTCGCCACGACAGCCCGCCTGGTCCATTCCCTGATCTACAGTTCTTCCCGTTCCTTCATGGATCTGAAggctctcctttcctccttgaaTGACTTTGCATCCCTCTCATTTGCTGAGAGCTGGGACAATGTTGGATTACTGGTGGAACCGAGCCCACCACACACTGTAAACACGCTCTTCCTGACCAATGACTTGACAGAGGAAGTGATGGAGGAGGCGCTGCAGAAGAAGGCGGATCTCATCCTCTCTTACCATCCGCCTATTTTCCGACCCATGAAGCGCATCACCTGGAAAACATGGAAGGAGCGCCTGGTAATCCGGGCACTGGAGAACAGAGTTGGGATCTACTCTCCTCACACCGCCTATGACGCTGCTCCTCAGGGAGTTAACAACTGGCTGGCTAAGGGGCTTG gtgtTTGCACCTCCAggcccatccatccttccaaagCACCTGACTACCCCACGGAGGGAACTCACAGAGTAGAATTCAGTGTTACCCACACCCAAGACCCGGACAAAGTCATTTCTGCACTGAAAGAGATTGCAGGTGTATCTGTTACTTCTTTTTCTGCTAG gactgatgatgaagaaCAAACACGGCTCAGTCTGAATTGTACTCAGCAAGCTTTGATGCAGGTGGTGGCTTTTCTTTCCCAGAATAGGCAGTTTTATCAGAAGACTGAAATTCTGTCACTAGAGAAG CCTCTACTTCGCTATACTGGGATGGGACGGTTATGCACACTGGATGAGTCTGTCTCCTTGGAAACCATGATTGAGCGAATCAAAAGTCACCTAAAACTATCTCATGTTCGCCTTGCTCTTGGAATAGGGAAGACTTTAG AGTCCCCAGTCAAAGTCGTGGCTCTGTGCGCTGGTTCTGGGAGCAGCGTCCTGCAGGGGACAGATGCCGACCTTTATCTCACAG GTGAGATGTCCCACCATGATGTTCTGGATGCTGCTTCCCAAGGAATAAGTGTCATCCTCTGTGAACACAGCAACACTGAACGAGGCTTTCTTTCTGATCTTCGAGATATGCTGGATGCTCACTTGGAGAATAAGATTAATATTATCGTGTCAGAAACAGACAGGGACCCTCTTCATGTGATATAA
- the NIF3L1 gene encoding NIF3-like protein 1 isoform X3, whose product MLSSRVRLVATTARLVHSLIYSSSRSFMDLKALLSSLNDFASLSFAESWDNVGLLVEPSPPHTVNTLFLTNDLTEEVMEEALQKKADLILSYHPPIFRPMKRITWKTWKERLVIRALENRVGIYSPHTAYDAAPQGVNNWLAKGLGVCTSRPIHPSKAPDYPTEGTHRVEFSVTHTQDPDKVISALKEIAGVSVTSFSARTDDEEQTRLSLNCTQQALMQVVAFLSQNRQFYQKTEILSLEKPLLRYTGMGRLCTLDESVSLETMIERIKSHLKLSHVRLALGIGKTLGEMSHHDVLDAASQGISVILCEHSNTERGFLSDLRDMLDAHLENKINIIVSETDRDPLHVI is encoded by the exons ATGTTGTCATCTCGTGTACGCCTGGTCGCCACGACAGCCCGCCTGGTCCATTCCCTGATCTACAGTTCTTCCCGTTCCTTCATGGATCTGAAggctctcctttcctccttgaaTGACTTTGCATCCCTCTCATTTGCTGAGAGCTGGGACAATGTTGGATTACTGGTGGAACCGAGCCCACCACACACTGTAAACACGCTCTTCCTGACCAATGACTTGACAGAGGAAGTGATGGAGGAGGCGCTGCAGAAGAAGGCGGATCTCATCCTCTCTTACCATCCGCCTATTTTCCGACCCATGAAGCGCATCACCTGGAAAACATGGAAGGAGCGCCTGGTAATCCGGGCACTGGAGAACAGAGTTGGGATCTACTCTCCTCACACCGCCTATGACGCTGCTCCTCAGGGAGTTAACAACTGGCTGGCTAAGGGGCTTG gtgtTTGCACCTCCAggcccatccatccttccaaagCACCTGACTACCCCACGGAGGGAACTCACAGAGTAGAATTCAGTGTTACCCACACCCAAGACCCGGACAAAGTCATTTCTGCACTGAAAGAGATTGCAGGTGTATCTGTTACTTCTTTTTCTGCTAG gactgatgatgaagaaCAAACACGGCTCAGTCTGAATTGTACTCAGCAAGCTTTGATGCAGGTGGTGGCTTTTCTTTCCCAGAATAGGCAGTTTTATCAGAAGACTGAAATTCTGTCACTAGAGAAG CCTCTACTTCGCTATACTGGGATGGGACGGTTATGCACACTGGATGAGTCTGTCTCCTTGGAAACCATGATTGAGCGAATCAAAAGTCACCTAAAACTATCTCATGTTCGCCTTGCTCTTGGAATAGGGAAGACTTTAG GTGAGATGTCCCACCATGATGTTCTGGATGCTGCTTCCCAAGGAATAAGTGTCATCCTCTGTGAACACAGCAACACTGAACGAGGCTTTCTTTCTGATCTTCGAGATATGCTGGATGCTCACTTGGAGAATAAGATTAATATTATCGTGTCAGAAACAGACAGGGACCCTCTTCATGTGATATAA
- the NIF3L1 gene encoding NIF3-like protein 1 isoform X2, with amino-acid sequence MDLKALLSSLNDFASLSFAESWDNVGLLVEPSPPHTVNTLFLTNDLTEEVMEEALQKKADLILSYHPPIFRPMKRITWKTWKERLVIRALENRVGIYSPHTAYDAAPQGVNNWLAKGLGVCTSRPIHPSKAPDYPTEGTHRVEFSVTHTQDPDKVISALKEIAGVSVTSFSARTDDEEQTRLSLNCTQQALMQVVAFLSQNRQFYQKTEILSLEKPLLRYTGMGRLCTLDESVSLETMIERIKSHLKLSHVRLALGIGKTLESPVKVVALCAGSGSSVLQGTDADLYLTGEMSHHDVLDAASQGISVILCEHSNTERGFLSDLRDMLDAHLENKINIIVSETDRDPLHVI; translated from the exons ATGGATCTGAAggctctcctttcctccttgaaTGACTTTGCATCCCTCTCATTTGCTGAGAGCTGGGACAATGTTGGATTACTGGTGGAACCGAGCCCACCACACACTGTAAACACGCTCTTCCTGACCAATGACTTGACAGAGGAAGTGATGGAGGAGGCGCTGCAGAAGAAGGCGGATCTCATCCTCTCTTACCATCCGCCTATTTTCCGACCCATGAAGCGCATCACCTGGAAAACATGGAAGGAGCGCCTGGTAATCCGGGCACTGGAGAACAGAGTTGGGATCTACTCTCCTCACACCGCCTATGACGCTGCTCCTCAGGGAGTTAACAACTGGCTGGCTAAGGGGCTTG gtgtTTGCACCTCCAggcccatccatccttccaaagCACCTGACTACCCCACGGAGGGAACTCACAGAGTAGAATTCAGTGTTACCCACACCCAAGACCCGGACAAAGTCATTTCTGCACTGAAAGAGATTGCAGGTGTATCTGTTACTTCTTTTTCTGCTAG gactgatgatgaagaaCAAACACGGCTCAGTCTGAATTGTACTCAGCAAGCTTTGATGCAGGTGGTGGCTTTTCTTTCCCAGAATAGGCAGTTTTATCAGAAGACTGAAATTCTGTCACTAGAGAAG CCTCTACTTCGCTATACTGGGATGGGACGGTTATGCACACTGGATGAGTCTGTCTCCTTGGAAACCATGATTGAGCGAATCAAAAGTCACCTAAAACTATCTCATGTTCGCCTTGCTCTTGGAATAGGGAAGACTTTAG AGTCCCCAGTCAAAGTCGTGGCTCTGTGCGCTGGTTCTGGGAGCAGCGTCCTGCAGGGGACAGATGCCGACCTTTATCTCACAG GTGAGATGTCCCACCATGATGTTCTGGATGCTGCTTCCCAAGGAATAAGTGTCATCCTCTGTGAACACAGCAACACTGAACGAGGCTTTCTTTCTGATCTTCGAGATATGCTGGATGCTCACTTGGAGAATAAGATTAATATTATCGTGTCAGAAACAGACAGGGACCCTCTTCATGTGATATAA